A single window of Jiangella alkaliphila DNA harbors:
- a CDS encoding helix-turn-helix domain-containing protein, producing MRIEQSTLPGLVRRVRRLADLSQRELAARICVSHSTISRLEAGRVVPSIATLLRIVDVAELLLVVTDADGNVIEPMRVWDETRDGGEKVFPAHLDLVLDPASDDWWASRYGLAKPPETYHRDRAWRDAKRRRSAWEVRVKQFRHDSPPPKV from the coding sequence GTGCGGATCGAGCAGTCGACACTGCCGGGGCTCGTCAGGCGGGTACGGCGCCTCGCCGATCTGAGCCAACGCGAGCTGGCCGCGCGCATTTGTGTCTCGCATTCGACCATCTCGCGACTTGAGGCGGGACGTGTCGTGCCGAGCATCGCCACACTGCTCCGCATCGTCGATGTCGCCGAACTGCTGCTCGTCGTGACGGACGCGGATGGCAACGTCATCGAACCCATGCGCGTCTGGGACGAGACGCGCGACGGTGGCGAGAAGGTGTTCCCGGCGCACCTCGATCTGGTCCTGGATCCAGCGTCCGACGACTGGTGGGCGAGCCGCTACGGCCTCGCGAAGCCACCGGAGACCTACCATCGCGACCGCGCGTGGCGCGACGCGAAGCGCCGGCGCAGTGCGTGGGAGGTGCGGGTCAAACAGTTCCGGCACGATTCTCCGCCACCCAAGGTGTGA
- a CDS encoding aldehyde dehydrogenase family protein codes for MAERLAVKKTYKLYVGGKFPRSESGRSYEVVDAKGRFLANAAWASRKDARDAVVAARKALTGWSGATAYNRGQVLYRVAEVMEGRHAQFVDEVAAGEGVTRAKATALVDEAIDRWVWYAGWSDKIAQVVGSSNPVAGPYFDFSVPEPTGVVAVLAPQRSSLLGLVSVLAPAIVGGNTVVLTASADRPLPAITLSEVLATSDVPGGVVNILTGALADTAPILAAHMDVNAVDLAAAAGDAERARELELAAADNLKRVVRAPAAEPDWLVEPGLERITAYLETKTVWHPVGV; via the coding sequence ATGGCCGAGCGGCTGGCTGTGAAGAAGACCTACAAGCTGTACGTCGGCGGCAAGTTCCCGCGCTCGGAGTCCGGCCGGTCCTACGAGGTGGTGGACGCGAAGGGCAGGTTCCTCGCCAACGCCGCCTGGGCCTCGCGCAAGGACGCCCGCGACGCCGTCGTCGCCGCCCGCAAGGCGCTGACCGGCTGGTCCGGGGCGACGGCGTACAACCGCGGCCAGGTGCTCTACCGCGTCGCCGAGGTCATGGAGGGCCGGCACGCCCAGTTCGTCGACGAGGTCGCGGCCGGCGAGGGCGTCACCCGCGCCAAGGCCACGGCGCTGGTCGACGAGGCGATCGACCGCTGGGTCTGGTACGCCGGGTGGTCGGACAAGATCGCCCAAGTGGTCGGGTCGAGCAACCCGGTCGCCGGGCCGTACTTCGACTTCTCCGTGCCCGAGCCGACCGGCGTCGTGGCGGTGCTGGCGCCGCAGCGGTCGTCGCTGCTGGGCCTGGTGTCGGTGCTGGCGCCGGCCATCGTCGGCGGCAACACCGTCGTGCTGACGGCGTCGGCGGACCGGCCGCTGCCGGCCATCACGCTGTCCGAGGTGCTGGCGACCTCCGACGTGCCCGGCGGCGTGGTGAACATCCTCACCGGCGCGCTGGCCGACACCGCGCCGATCCTGGCCGCGCACATGGACGTCAACGCCGTCGACCTCGCCGCCGCGGCGGGCGACGCCGAGCGGGCCCGCGAGCTGGAACTGGCCGCCGCCGACAACCTCAAGCGGGTCGTGCGCGCGCCCGCGGCCGAGCCCGACTGGCTGGTCGAGCCCGGCCTCGAGCGCATCACCGCCTACCTCGAGACGAAGACCGTCTGGCACCCGGTCGGCGTGTGA
- a CDS encoding HAAS signaling domain-containing protein: MSSTRATAHPAVATYLAAVRDELGDLPADELAEIAEDVRDHLDHVAGEYGDDVTIDVLIDRLGAPAAYAAELRAAAGLPEPAPEPAPVRVGFVRRLLRFMVAFFGWSAVGLGALAFVDTLFGLSGAPAFFGVPAIVAVVLAAAATVLLVTGRDDPVGELRQVPTAVLLAQVEEWVRSMPWGRPAIELVTSLRSAWWLARAVALALIVFAVFRSAPFSVAVFLLAVVGSVWLGRRTAAGEVRGPRLVAVQLANAGLAIGGVVMAGVVAANGTWDGVQYVDGGYDYTGPAMDDGPIFYGENGTQVTNIFPYGADGTLLENVRLYDQDGNPISLGWFEECYGGAYDEQSFVAANPWGDHVFPRPTVEVSPNGECEQPHLNAPFGPQLPGTPTAGTATPAPDPLK; the protein is encoded by the coding sequence GTGAGCAGCACCCGGGCGACGGCCCACCCGGCCGTCGCGACGTACCTCGCGGCGGTCCGCGACGAGCTCGGCGACCTGCCGGCCGACGAGCTCGCGGAGATCGCCGAGGACGTCCGCGACCACCTCGACCACGTCGCCGGCGAGTACGGCGACGACGTCACGATCGACGTGCTGATCGACCGGCTGGGCGCGCCGGCGGCGTACGCGGCGGAACTGCGGGCCGCGGCCGGGCTGCCGGAGCCGGCACCGGAACCCGCGCCGGTGCGGGTCGGCTTCGTGCGCCGGCTGCTGCGGTTCATGGTCGCGTTCTTCGGCTGGAGCGCCGTCGGCTTGGGCGCGCTGGCGTTCGTCGACACACTGTTCGGGCTGAGCGGCGCCCCGGCGTTCTTCGGCGTCCCGGCGATCGTCGCGGTCGTCCTCGCCGCGGCCGCCACCGTGCTCTTGGTGACCGGGCGCGACGACCCGGTCGGCGAATTGCGCCAGGTGCCGACAGCCGTGCTGCTGGCGCAGGTGGAGGAATGGGTGCGCAGCATGCCGTGGGGGCGGCCGGCGATCGAGCTGGTGACGTCGCTGCGCTCGGCCTGGTGGCTCGCGCGGGCCGTCGCGCTGGCGCTGATCGTGTTCGCCGTCTTCCGCAGCGCCCCGTTCAGCGTCGCGGTGTTCCTGCTCGCCGTCGTCGGGTCGGTGTGGCTGGGCCGGCGGACGGCGGCTGGCGAGGTCCGCGGGCCGCGGCTGGTCGCCGTTCAACTGGCCAACGCCGGCCTGGCGATCGGCGGCGTCGTCATGGCCGGCGTGGTGGCCGCCAACGGCACCTGGGACGGCGTGCAGTACGTCGACGGCGGCTACGACTACACCGGCCCGGCCATGGACGACGGCCCGATCTTCTACGGCGAGAACGGCACGCAGGTGACCAACATCTTCCCGTACGGCGCCGACGGCACGCTGCTGGAGAACGTCCGGCTCTACGACCAGGACGGCAACCCGATCAGCCTCGGCTGGTTCGAGGAGTGCTACGGGGGCGCCTACGACGAGCAGTCGTTCGTCGCCGCCAACCCCTGGGGCGACCACGTCTTCCCGCGGCCGACCGTCGAGGTGTCGCCGAACGGTGAGTGCGAGCAGCCGCACCTGAACGCGCCGTTCGGGCCGCAGCTCCCGGGCACGCCGACCGCGGGCACCGCGACGCCGGCGCCGGACCCGCTGAAGTGA
- a CDS encoding CapA family protein, whose product MYGRRALAAAVAAVVVLAGCAGDDDDGVSAPSAPPTSATPATTPPAPTSTPTPTPTPPPGPVTLAFAGDIHFEGELRPLLDDPATALAPIAPQLSAADLTIVNLESSVGTSGEPEPGKEFTFQAPPSALTALQTAGVDVVTMANNHGMDFGPEGLADTLAARTTAPGLDVVGVGANLAEAFTPAIREVGGTTVAVIGASVPDDPTGDPTGHWAATETTAGVAMALDPAALLAAVDAARAQADVVVVYLHWGNQGESCPSPSQTALAGALAASADVVVGAHTHQLQGTGLAPAGDAYVAYGLGNFVWYTQRREVTTVTGVLTVTVENGAVTADSWAPARIGADGLPAFASGGEADQMTADLAALRECTDLRPLP is encoded by the coding sequence ATGTACGGGCGCAGGGCACTCGCGGCGGCGGTGGCGGCCGTCGTAGTGCTCGCGGGCTGTGCGGGCGACGACGATGACGGGGTCAGCGCACCGTCCGCTCCGCCGACCTCGGCGACGCCGGCCACAACTCCGCCCGCGCCCACCTCGACGCCCACGCCGACGCCCACGCCGCCGCCGGGACCCGTCACGCTGGCGTTCGCCGGCGACATCCACTTCGAGGGCGAGCTGCGTCCGCTGCTGGACGACCCGGCGACGGCGCTGGCGCCGATCGCACCGCAGCTGAGCGCGGCCGACCTCACGATCGTCAACCTGGAGTCGTCGGTCGGGACCAGCGGCGAGCCGGAGCCGGGCAAGGAGTTCACCTTCCAGGCACCGCCGTCCGCCCTCACCGCGCTCCAGACCGCCGGCGTCGACGTCGTGACGATGGCGAACAACCACGGCATGGACTTCGGCCCGGAGGGCCTGGCCGACACGCTCGCCGCCCGCACGACCGCCCCGGGGCTGGACGTCGTCGGCGTCGGCGCGAACCTCGCCGAGGCATTCACCCCGGCGATCCGCGAGGTCGGCGGCACGACGGTCGCCGTCATCGGGGCGAGCGTGCCCGACGACCCGACCGGCGATCCGACCGGCCACTGGGCCGCCACCGAGACGACCGCCGGCGTCGCGATGGCGCTCGACCCGGCGGCGCTGCTGGCCGCCGTCGACGCCGCCCGCGCGCAGGCCGACGTCGTCGTGGTCTACCTGCACTGGGGCAACCAGGGCGAGAGCTGCCCGAGCCCGTCGCAGACCGCCCTGGCCGGAGCGCTGGCGGCGAGCGCGGACGTCGTCGTCGGCGCCCACACGCACCAGTTGCAGGGCACCGGGCTGGCCCCGGCCGGCGACGCCTACGTGGCCTACGGGCTGGGCAACTTCGTCTGGTACACGCAGCGGAGGGAGGTGACCACCGTGACCGGCGTACTCACGGTGACCGTCGAGAACGGCGCGGTGACGGCGGACAGCTGGGCCCCCGCGCGGATCGGCGCCGACGGGCTGCCGGCGTTCGCGTCGGGCGGCGAGGCCGACCAGATGACCGCCGACCTGGCCGCCCTGCGCGAGTGCACCGACCTCAGGCCGCTGCCTTGA
- a CDS encoding PadR family transcriptional regulator, producing the protein MDTSQLLKGVLDLAVLAVLREEDGYGYDVVRRLRAAGLTEVGDASVYGTLRRLYHAGALTTYVVPSEEGPHRKYYSLNGTGRDLLRRSAKTWREFAGVLTELVDHATKEAA; encoded by the coding sequence ATGGACACCAGTCAGCTCCTCAAAGGAGTGCTCGACCTCGCCGTGCTCGCGGTGCTCCGCGAAGAGGACGGCTACGGCTACGACGTCGTGCGGCGGCTGCGCGCGGCCGGGCTGACGGAGGTCGGCGACGCCTCGGTCTACGGGACGCTGCGGCGGCTGTACCACGCCGGCGCGCTGACCACGTACGTCGTGCCCTCCGAGGAGGGCCCGCACCGCAAGTACTACAGCCTCAACGGCACCGGCCGCGACCTGCTGCGCCGATCGGCGAAGACGTGGCGCGAGTTCGCCGGGGTGCTGACGGAGCTGGTCGACCACGCCACCAAGGAGGCAGCGTGA